The genomic interval GAGCATATTTGCAAAAGTTAGGagttatttgtaaaaaataactaggaagattaaaaaaaattaggagtTATTTGCAAAAGTTTGAGCCGCAATGTGAAAAGGAGAAATCTAGGGGTCTAGCTGCAAAATTGTGAGAGAAATACGAAAAGCCgggtttatttgtaaaaaaaagtgTGGAAAATTAGGGGGTCTGGTTGCATGAGTTATGAGAAATGAGAATATAGGGTCAAATGTGCAAAAGAGCATTGGAGGGGTTAAAAtgcttaaaaaaacaacaagaagagagattaaaaaaaataaaaaaataaaaaaataaaaagcaaaatggAACTTAAGTGAAataaagggtattttagtaGTTTTCAAGGCTCCTTTAAAAACTCTCTTTAAACTCACTTTTGAGGTCTTGatactcattggagtgaaaaaagagtttctttataaaaactttctttaagctcactttgaggccttggcactcattggagtgaaaaaggagtttctttataaaaactctctttaaactcactttgaggtcttgacactcattggaatgaaaagaagagtgtatgaaaagttttaataaaaactctctTTTAACTCACTTTGCGGTCTCTTGACATTCATTGgtgtgaaaggaagagtaaatgaaaaatatgttaaaaaaaaactctctttgaactcactttaaTGTCTTTCGACAGTTATTAGAGTGAAAAGAAgagtttatgaaaaattttgataaaaactcTCTTTTGACTCACTTTGAGATCTCTAGACACTCATTGAAGTGaaatgaagaataaataaaaaatttaataaaaaaaaccctcttTGAATTCACTTTTAGGTCTTTCGACACTCATGAGTTCAAAGTGAGTGAAAAAAGAGTTCATTAAAAACTCACTTTAAGGTCTCtcgacactcattggagtgaaaaagAAGAGTAgctgaaaattttatgaaaatctctaagaattaatgaaaaattttatgaaaagctaTCTttgagctcactttgaggtcttgacactcattggagtaaaaaaaaatagtaaatgaaaatttttataaaaaaactctcTTTTAACTCACTTTGTGGTCTTGACTTTCATTGGAGTGAAAAGGTGTTAATGAAACtcctttgaactcactttgaagtattttgacactcattggagtgaaaagaagaataaataaaaatttttataaaaaactctctttgaactcactttgaggtcactcgacactcattggagtgaaacgaagagttaatgaaaatttctataaaaactctctttgagctcactttgaggtctcttGACACTATTGGAGTGAAAAataagagtaaatgaaaattttatgaaaatctctttttgaactcactttgacgTCTCGACACTTATTGGagtgaaaagaaaagtaaatgaaaatttttataaaaaaactctcTTTTAACTCACTTTGGGGTCTTGACACTCATTAGAGTGAAAAAGGGTTGATGAAATTCACTTGAGTTCACTTTGAGATCTTTtcacactcattggagtgaaaaaaaagagtaaataaaaattttaataataaacactctttgaactcactttgaggtttcttgacactcattggagtgaaaagaaaaattaatgaaaatttctaTGAAAACTCTATTTGAACTCACTTCGGGTCTCTCGaaactcattggagtgaaaaagaagagttaataatttttttaaaactctctttaacctcactttgaggtcttttgacactcatttgagtgaaaaagaagagtaaataaaaatttctacGAAAACTCTCTTCAAAACTCAATTTGAGGTCTTTCGACATTCATTGAAGTGAAAAGAAgagttgatgaaatttttttttaaaaaaattcaattcaaactcactttgagttcttttgacactcattggagtaaaaaaaaTGGGAGTCAATGAAGATTCTTTTGAAACTCATTATGAGGTCTCATGTTCGATACTCACGTGGATGATGAGAACTTTTGctctttgaaaattttcatttcaaaactATAATAAGGTCTAGTGTTAGACATTCGGAAGGATGAATTGGAAAGATCAATTGGTGACTTAGTCAacaaaaatcaagtttatgGATACAGTTTGAGATCGATTCTAAAAGCAAGTTAAAATTGTCAAGTTAATGACCCAATTATGTGGGAGGTCACAACTTGAAGATATGATaatcaaggctcaaaagcacgGAAGGGTCAAGATCTAAACATTTCATATAAATGACAAATGCAACTTTGAAGTCTTAAGACGGGAAGAACTCATAGACTTAAGAAGTTTTACAAGTCAGAGACCTGAAGATTTCACAAGCACAAAACGCCCAAAGTcgtcaacaataaaaaaaaaaaaaccagagatgatcaagtaggcaactcataaATTTAGAGTGGTTGTAGTTTGAGAGTTATGCGATGTGTTAAGATGcgaacacataaaaaaaaggcCACAGTCACCGAGCTAAAAGGGTCTTCTAATATGCTTTTAGCAAAGGAGTCAAGAACGTCAGCCaagtcatgaaaaaaaaaagagtttaaagagcataataaaaaataattctcttACTAGTCTTGTATTCTCGCTCATGATTATGTACTTGTATGCTCTTCGAAatcaatgaaatttaattttatgtttgcttgattattttttattaacacttgttttttaattagAGGTTCTCACGACCAAAGTCTGatgtaattttatattaagGGTTTGCCCTTGTCCCTTAGTGGAAGTCATGAACATGCAAtcatctaaaatataaaaatgattaaaatttattttgggatctgctatttttaactgatcaatcctaattaaagacTTGATAAGAATAAAGGAGCCCATAGTTTCCCAGAAGAGTGGGCTCACCATCATCTGATTGATTttcatatcaaacaaaaaatttgacttgtatgaaattatgaaTAACCAATTCTATTGTTAAGACAAGCAAATTTGGAAAGAATTTGGTGAATGCAACTTTAATTTTctatatcaaataattaaattttaaattacttgtCTAATTAAGCACACTAGACCTTTAACTAGACTAATTTTGATTAGGTTGACCCCAATCTGAGGTTGGctcaaaattatttctaaaaatttattaaggcTCGAcacaaatcaattttaaaagCTTGAGTTCCACCTAATCTAACTCAAATTTTGTTCAAACATGAGTGACATGACAAATTATATGATCTTGTTAAcataatgaaatattatataataatattacatTTATCAGTAGTAtcctataaaattataatataattatatatatatacatatatttgtcaAGTTGTCAAACTAACCTCCGTTGAGCTGGCTTGACTCGAAAATAGAAACGAACACGTGCGCCGCACGTGGTGGATCCTTCACGGTTTTCTCCTTGTCTTgaacttttatgcatatatacagGGGATTGAGTGGCGGCTTCGAAAGgtgttgaagaaggagatgacGCAGAAGGGGAGCTTGTTCAAGGGCCAGCAAAAGAGGAAAACCATACCTCCCAATCGCCATGGAAAGCCCCACTCCAGTCGCAAGGGTACtgcctttctcttcttcttcttgttctttttgttcttgttcttcttctttctcataaTAGATCCATGATTTGCAGGCAAGAGATATGTGAAGTCTTCCAAGTTCACCAAGGACATGGGTGCCGACCGGGTAATCAATCATCTTCATTGATCCTAAATCCTaatgtcttttttatttgtagATCAGAGAACTTATGATTTAGTTTTCTCATAAGCAATTATTTTGAAtcattcaatatttttatttgtggaAAATTCTATGGAGAACAATGAATTTGCTTGTGTTTTGCAAAAGGACTTAAAAGCCTCTAGTTTTCTTGGAATCTTTTTAAGTTTGGGATTATTCACTTTTTGGAATGGTAAGATTTAATGCTCTTTATGCCAAATGGTTTTATTAAATTGACTTCCCAAGCAGGTGAAATAGTTTTTCCGACATCCAATCTTGTTATCTGTAGACAATTCTAATTGAAACAAGTGATCAACTTTTGATTATGTGATGATTAAGAGGCAGTAGTTCTatagaaattaattaagtttCGTTTTGCGCGAATAGTATGTAGTGTTTTGACAAGAGTGAAAAGGCTGATGCTATTTATAATGAATAGTTGTACTAACTCGAATTTCCAAATCAATGATCTTGTGATTCACTGCACTGTATTCCCTGGTGATTTGGATGAGTATTATTGATTTGAAAAGCCTGTTTGGTAAAGCTGGTTAATAGCTTACTCTTTTGGTAATGTTTTACAggatctcttctttttttttttcctatcgtttgtattgattattttttacatatgaCTATGTAGTGATCAATAATGCCTTTGTACCTTCTTAAATATGGTTGGGTTTTATAGTACTTTTTTTTGAGTGAGGTTTGAAGATTGCTATGtaaaatttattctttcttcTATGCTGCCACGAAAAGAAGAATCCTGTTAATGCCAAACTTGGCTTCATCTGTCATAACTTATTCTTATACTCTTTACATGAAAGTACTTTCTAGCTAGTCTTTGTTTTTCCTCCTTTCATCTGTATtgtcatttttaatttcttgctCTGTGGTTGTACCTGTTGCAAAACATTTAATACTCAAGGAACTTTTAATTGTTCATTTATCAGTAACTTTCGGGTAGATCTACATGCCCTTTTGAAGACTAGAGATCTTAAATAAAGTTCTACAAGTTTCTGTCTGAAAAGCTAACTAGGATTTAATAATGCAAAGGTTTaagtaaaatttgatttatgcaTGCTTGGGAAAATTTATGAACTGACTGTACTTTCTCTTGTCCTCAGACTTTCTTACCAGAAAAGACAATTCTTCAGCTATTTCATACATCTCTGATCTATATTTCACTGGAATTTTGATGAATGTTCTAACAGCTGCAAAAAAGACACTAAGACGAAATACCCTTACTTATTAATGAATTTCTCATGAGAAAACCCGTGATTGACATATTAATAACTTTCAGAACGATAAATATCCTCTGAAATGATGTAAGACAAAGCCTATGAATTAACGAAAATGCTTGAGTAGAAGGTTGAAAGTCAAATTGTACAGTGCTATCGTAATTTTCCCGcaaataatttttgaatataaatgtTCTCCGAGCTTCAATTAGTGAAAAATGAGCTAATTGCCTTTATTGATTCCTTCTGTTCCATTGTTTGAGATATTTAAGGTTGTTACTGATCCAACTTTGATTCAACTGTTGTTAGGTTTATGtctttttgtttggaatgtcAAGGATTTTTGGCTGTGAATTGTCTTAGCAATGTGTCCATCTATCTTGGATTCTTTACAATTTAAAGCTTAAATTTCAAGGATCATAAGAATTGCCACATGATGTACAAGTTGGgaataaatcaagaatatgaaCTGTGGTTCTCACATAAACTTGACAATGCAGCTATGATATGACACATTGCGAATAAATCTCACGTAAGCTTCACTGTAGCTTCTAATAGCAACATTGGTTGGTACTTGCTAATATTGTCGGTTTGGAAACTTCAACTGaaatttgtttgttcttgttttatatttcattaatgTCCATAGGAATGCTAATGAAAATATATCAGTAATTATTTACCTAGGTCTCTCAGTGTATATGTCCCCCATAACGTTCAGAGGAGCATATTTATCCATCTACACCCCTCATAACATCACAGTAGCATATTTATCCCTCTGAAAATTGGGTGGTGGAGGTCTTCTCAAAAATTCCAATTTCTTGCAAATTTGTCCTTGATCTTTAGTATTCCTCAAATTCATTGGTTTAAATATGGTATCTTAAAGTAAACTCTAGTTTTGCAGTTACTTGagagtgtgttttttttttttttggtttatttagaTTATGCTAAAATCGTGCATTAAATGGACAGCTTTAGTCTAATTTATTCTGGAAGTTAATTAGATTGAAGCTTGCAGCTTTAATTTGCTAAAAAAGAGgacaaaaaatattgaaagttgaAAACTGAATATGcttcaattaaataattacattttgTTTGCTATTATATCTAACGACCTTCAAGCTGGCTTCTTGCTGGCAAATTTCTACTTTCTGTCTTATGGATCCACGCCTCTTTTCATGTGAATAGGAGTTGACCAAGTTCATTAACCAGTGCAATGAGATGAAAGCTGCAACAGCTGCCCAAAAGGAAGGTGgtcaatttaatattttaaaggtTGAAGCAGAGATCAAAAAGTCTGAGGACAAGAAGCAGGAAGCTTGAAAGTATGCATGAGTTTCTGAGTCTAGAAATAGTATGAACCAATTCTAAAATCTTTtggcaagtttttttttccaattattattGACAGTCGACAATCTGTATGCAAACATGAACATACTTTTTGTATACCTCATACCGTCAAAGTTGCTCAACCGCATAAGTTAACTTTTAGTGGCTTATTTTGGGTAAACCGCTGTAGTTTTGTACTGGTGCAACAGCAATATCCACCATGCTTTCGATTGGTTTCTGTGGCATTTAAAAGTCGTAATGTTTCATTGCTGTCTTGCTGGTGTAAAAGTAGTTTGGTTAACATAGAATGAACAATTCTTGAAGATTGTTGACATTGTAATGAATGTTCAGCTTTAGAATATGCCATTAAATTGGATGATTCCTGCAAGGAGCATGGTGTGGCTTTAGTTCTGTTGTCTATTTTAGACACAAGAATATGAGGTGGttgtttttacataaacaatGGGTCATGAAAACAAACAGTATAGGGAAGAGATTGTTACTACAACGAACGAGTGTATGCTATGGTTATTGAGGATGTTGGGGCTTGGAGTGTTGTTATGAATTGGCATAGTCTGGGGGTTGGATCTGCGGACTTCAGTAGAAGAGTTGCTAATAAGTCTCGTGGTGATTCTGTTGGAACTTCATTAGAAGAGTTGCTCATTAGTCTAGTGATgccaaacaaagatgagaaattTAGTTTTTAGCTTGTTTGATGCAGTGTTGATATTTTAGAAGATGATGGATCATGGGAATCCATCAGATCAATTCCATGATCCCATCTCAATCTCAAGGATGACGTTTGAACTTCTAAGCAAAGCAGTCTATAATTTGAATTGTATTAACTATTAAGCTTTAACATTGaggttttggttttatttacaaaaattgcAACATAAATTCTAGTGTTTTTGTTAGTTGATTGCATTGAGTTGGTGTTGGCAGGGATTATCATCAGCTGAGAGAGAACTTATTTAATATTTGGCCTGTTTGTGTAGTCTTTGTCATTTGAATATAGCTGCCTACTTGTTTATAATTGATATAACTGAATATGTCCTCTTATACTTCACCATCTTTGCCTGAGGTGAGCACAGATCTTTctggtttattttgattgtttagATTGGATGTAGATCAAGAAAATGATTGAAGGAGAGAGTGAGAGTAGGGAATTGATGAGTATGGTTGTAGATTGTATAGAGATCACGGGGAAGAAAGAGGTGGTGAAGATGATGGAAGGGTTCGGAGATTGAACTGGTTTGTTCTGGTATCACATGCTGTTCAAGTAGTTCAATGCAGCTCCAGCGACTGAAAGAAAAGACATAAGCTTGAGCACACTGTTGATGTCATCAACAGAAGCTCGGTCTTTCGCCTCCAATACCTCTCCTTGCATATAGTCCGATTGTGTGGCATACATTCTCAAGCTGGCCTTTTGGTGGATCATCCCTTGTCACCCCTTAGAGTCCATTTCCCACTCCCTTTGGTTTTGCTCGCATTTAGCTACCTTTGGTATTGTGAAAGAAccttcaagatttttttttttatatgtaagaGCCCCGAGGCTATTTTATTAAgaggaaaaaagagaaaggacaagtaacaaagagaaaagaagagaaaatacaAACTATGACAATTAGAAAAAGAGCTAGAAGTAAAATCTGGCTGTTGTGAAGCTACACATGATCCATCGGGGTAGGTCCTTACCATTGAGAAAcaaagcaatagagtgaagattAGAGACATAGGAAGCCAGCCTAGAAGTAGGGATCATCCGAGCTTTGGAAATGACATGAATGTGTGGCTGGGAAGTAGTTGTAATCATATGAAAATGAGTGTTGATCCATCTTCTGTGCTACCAGTCGCACTAGGAACTGCCATTCAACATTTAAGTCTTTAAGATTAGAGCAATAAGTGATGACATGCTGCACGTGGATTTGGTGATGCACACAGAGCCTGAGATCAAATATGAGTGCTCGAATTTCAGCCTCAAGCTTTGTAGATTTCCCCAAAGGGCAGCAACCTGCAAGTGTTATATTGTAATTAGAATTTGCAATGAAACATGCAGCAGAACAAACCTTCAagatgtttttatttcaatgtTTGGGACCCTTTAGATGTGAGAAACGGCATTTCAAAGAGAGTAAGGACTCGGTCCTGTAGGAGTTATAATGGAAGCGCGACGGCTTCTCCACGTCCATAAATTTATACTTGATTCCtgattcatatatttatattaaaacatGACAGAAGGTTAAAtcagattttctttttatcatttaaattcaacaataacaattataaatttaaaactctTCTCAAATACATTGAAATAATTCAGCAATCCGAAAACATTTACAAATCACCAACAAgtatgcaaaataataaaaaaaagtacaagCGAGCATACAAATCAGgaattaaatacaataaataataaaaaaaatgtactaGTGAGCATACAAATCAGAAATTAAatacaattaaataataaaaaatgtactAGCGAGCATAAAAAACAGAAATTAGCAACAAGAATATTACTATTTGAATTCATATAAAGGCGCACGTAAAGCAAATGACTGATTCAATAGAATCAATTAGACTTGGGGCTTCAAAATACATCaagattttaagaaaaatgaatCAGCAAAAACCCTGGAAAACATCTACCTACATTGAATCAATGGAACCCCAAGCCCAGCTCCCAAACACACGTGCGCACATTCTCTCACTCATCCATCAACaaggaatattttttttccccaagATAAGTGGGTAGGCCGCTAAGAAAAGCATGAGTGTGCACAAGCGTTAGTGGAGCAAATGGGACGCTAGAACCACCCGCACACAATTAGTACTTATACTCCCAGAAAATGTGCCGTCACTCGAGATTCAAACTCTCATCACTTGTGAAGGGTTCTAATGGGGACTTAGATACCAATAGACAACTTGGTAGTTGGTCCATTGGCAAGAAATTGCTTGATTCGCCAATTATTGCGCGTATTAGGTCACTCAATGATTATAGAAGTTACTGCGCacaaaaatactgtagtaggATACTGTACACAAGTTATTGTAGCATATTACTATACACGGTCATATGGGATTTCAACACATCTATGTGGATATTCCTGGCTGTGTGGGAGGCCGTGTGGACCCTGATTTCATCTTTAGAAAACCGCTTTGCCCGATTTTAGGTTAACTATTGTGCGACTTTGAAGAGGCAAGGTTGCTGGGCTTTGAGGGAGAGTTCGTTGCAGTGAAGAGGATGTTTCTTCACCAAcattgatcaatttctcctctgTTATAGCACTAAGAAAACCACCGGTGACCCTAGCCTCagagtggattccatcaagatGTTGAGACTACCCATTAAGGCCATCATCAGGAATATAAAGGGGTTTATTTCCATGGCTTTTACATACTTTTACTTTTACTCATTTATTACTTGTTTTATATcctactccatggagagct from Dioscorea cayenensis subsp. rotundata cultivar TDr96_F1 chromosome 7, TDr96_F1_v2_PseudoChromosome.rev07_lg8_w22 25.fasta, whole genome shotgun sequence carries:
- the LOC120265664 gene encoding uncharacterized protein LOC120265664: MTQKGSLFKGQQKRKTIPPNRHGKPHSSRKGKRYVKSSKFTKDMGADRELTKFINQCNEMKAATAAQKEGGQFNILKVEAEIKKSEDKKQEA